A single window of Anaerocolumna chitinilytica DNA harbors:
- a CDS encoding SH3 domain-containing protein yields MYKRMIGLLLCMVVLIIQLIPVYNLEVHAESKGTVTATSLNIRSGPGTSYDIVKVKGSNAFLKQGETVTLVKKVGDWYLISFTFNGLKTEGYILGTYVKQNTNDTTPTPTPKVTPTVTPTPKVTPTVTPTPTPGTSNTTPPSNSSYKINAVITAANVNVRSSAGTTATKIIALSKNQKVTIIDEIIKNSQKWYKITYTVNKKTGTGYTISDYVKLTGDKVIGGTVTAAVSLKKSAADNSAVITDGKKKGISIAAKSAVSILSETVDVKGKKWFRVTYKKGTVKYTGYIPANLISFTKNNITPTPTPTKAPTATPTPTKAPTNTPTPTPTKTPTPTPTKAPTKVPTPTPTKAPTPTPTKAPTSTPTPTPTTSGTEGIVQFTGQVYVYVNITNSQDLLLTTTYAPVTLSPGEKVIILNSSVQNSVSWHYVSFTKGGKEARGYVQAAYIANGTGGFVDSTAMDFLNYNAATPTTTPGSGMSDTDFEGYLTAQGFPESYKANLRILHQTHPTWVFNAIQTGIDWQTAVTKESTLGVNLITKSKSVEWLSFAAGAYKWETDSFVPFDGSTWVTPSSDGLKYYMDPRNFLTEKGIFQFETLAFNAQYQNAAGVENILYNTPLYNTAYNYTDDNGNAMTKTYSQTFMDAASYSGVSPYHLASRSKQEVVTGTTTLSNSVSGKVSGYEGLYNFFNIGAYNSTSSGGAVLNGLKYAKSGTTSSSLNSLYLIPWNNPYKAIVGGSYIIGSTYIKRGQDTIYLQKFNLTSTSTFSHQYMSNIEAPNAEAAKTYAAYSNMSTMPLVFSIPVYLNMPSTVCSVPAKAYNPNNWLKSLTVSGYTLSPTFDLKVDQQYSIIVPNTVVSVNVSAAAVSSKATVSGTGNVLLNEGMNTVSVNVTAENGNIRSYIINVFREAAVTP; encoded by the coding sequence ATGTATAAAAGAATGATAGGGCTTCTGTTATGCATGGTGGTCCTTATAATACAGCTAATACCGGTGTATAATTTAGAAGTACATGCTGAAAGCAAAGGAACAGTTACTGCCACAAGTCTGAATATCCGTTCAGGCCCTGGGACAAGCTATGACATTGTAAAAGTAAAGGGGAGTAATGCTTTCCTAAAACAAGGAGAAACAGTAACTTTAGTAAAGAAAGTGGGAGACTGGTATCTTATATCCTTCACTTTTAACGGTCTAAAGACGGAAGGATACATACTTGGTACATATGTGAAACAAAACACCAACGATACTACTCCTACACCAACACCAAAAGTTACACCAACTGTAACTCCAACGCCAAAAGTTACTCCAACTGTAACCCCAACCCCAACTCCGGGAACAAGCAATACTACTCCTCCCAGTAACAGCAGTTATAAAATAAACGCTGTTATTACCGCTGCTAATGTCAATGTAAGGAGCAGTGCAGGTACTACTGCTACAAAAATTATCGCATTAAGCAAGAATCAAAAGGTTACAATAATAGATGAAATAATTAAAAACTCTCAGAAATGGTATAAGATTACCTATACTGTGAATAAAAAGACAGGTACAGGCTATACCATCAGTGATTATGTGAAACTGACAGGGGACAAAGTTATAGGCGGAACAGTAACAGCCGCAGTAAGCCTTAAGAAATCAGCGGCGGATAACTCGGCAGTTATAACGGATGGGAAAAAGAAAGGAATATCTATTGCAGCGAAATCAGCTGTTTCAATCCTTTCTGAAACAGTCGATGTTAAAGGAAAGAAATGGTTTCGGGTAACCTATAAGAAAGGTACCGTTAAGTATACGGGTTATATTCCTGCTAATCTGATATCCTTTACAAAGAACAACATAACCCCGACCCCAACGCCAACGAAAGCGCCGACCGCTACCCCAACGCCAACGAAAGCACCAACTAATACCCCAACCCCTACCCCAACAAAAACGCCAACCCCGACCCCGACAAAAGCCCCAACGAAAGTACCAACGCCAACGCCGACAAAAGCACCAACGCCGACGCCCACGAAGGCCCCCACGAGTACCCCGACACCAACCCCTACTACATCTGGGACAGAGGGGATTGTGCAGTTTACAGGGCAGGTTTATGTATATGTGAATATAACAAACAGTCAGGATTTACTGCTAACAACAACTTATGCTCCGGTGACCCTTTCACCCGGCGAAAAAGTTATCATTTTAAATTCATCAGTTCAGAATTCTGTTTCCTGGCATTACGTTAGCTTTACCAAAGGCGGGAAAGAAGCAAGAGGATATGTACAGGCAGCTTATATCGCCAATGGTACCGGAGGATTTGTAGATTCCACGGCTATGGATTTCTTAAATTATAACGCAGCTACTCCGACAACAACCCCGGGAAGCGGTATGAGTGATACTGATTTTGAAGGATATCTAACAGCACAAGGCTTTCCGGAAAGCTATAAAGCGAATTTAAGAATACTTCATCAAACACATCCTACCTGGGTATTTAATGCAATTCAGACAGGAATTGACTGGCAAACCGCTGTAACAAAGGAAAGTACGTTGGGAGTAAATCTGATAACAAAATCAAAAAGTGTTGAATGGCTGTCCTTTGCAGCAGGAGCTTACAAGTGGGAAACAGATTCTTTTGTACCCTTTGACGGATCTACCTGGGTTACACCTTCAAGCGATGGATTAAAGTATTATATGGATCCAAGGAATTTTCTGACGGAAAAGGGAATATTTCAATTTGAAACCCTTGCATTTAATGCCCAATATCAGAATGCAGCAGGGGTAGAAAATATTCTTTATAATACGCCTCTTTACAATACAGCTTACAACTACACAGATGATAACGGAAATGCTATGACAAAGACTTATTCTCAGACTTTTATGGATGCCGCCAGTTATTCCGGGGTAAGCCCTTATCATCTTGCCAGCCGTTCTAAGCAGGAAGTGGTAACCGGTACCACTACATTAAGTAACAGTGTAAGCGGTAAAGTATCCGGCTATGAGGGGTTGTATAACTTCTTTAATATCGGAGCATATAACAGTACATCTTCCGGGGGAGCTGTTCTTAATGGTTTAAAATACGCAAAGAGCGGTACTACAAGCAGCAGCTTGAACAGTCTGTACCTTATACCCTGGAACAATCCATATAAAGCTATTGTAGGCGGATCCTATATAATCGGAAGTACATATATCAAGAGAGGACAGGATACCATATATCTTCAGAAGTTTAATTTGACTTCAACCTCCACGTTCTCTCACCAGTACATGTCAAACATAGAAGCACCCAATGCAGAAGCTGCAAAAACCTATGCTGCATACAGCAATATGAGCACAATGCCTTTGGTCTTTTCCATACCGGTATATCTTAATATGCCGTCCACCGTTTGTTCGGTACCGGCAAAAGCTTATAATCCTAATAACTGGCTGAAGTCACTTACCGTAAGCGGATATACCCTATCTCCAACCTTTGATTTAAAAGTTGACCAACAGTATTCCATTATTGTTCCGAATACGGTAGTTTCGGTCAATGTGTCTGCCGCAGCCGTTAGTTCCAAAGCAACAGTTTCCGGTACAGGAAATGTATTGCTGAATGAAGGAATGAATACAGTATCAGTAAATGTTACTGCAGAGAATGGCAACATAAGAAGTTATATTATCAATGTATTCAGAGAAGCTGCTGTTACACCTTAA
- a CDS encoding UvrB/UvrC motif-containing protein — protein sequence MLCDKCKKNQAKVYYTEIINGEKKEQHLCEDCALEYTSFSMGSGMSNQEITLGSLLSSILGNYAAPGSLHGAEQTEKEPVCDHCGMTYSEFLKEGRFGCADCYDSFKKGLEKSLRNIQGSDTHTGKKPKGFESGTEKIVKELSEIDKLSIKLQDAIEKEEFEEAARLRDRIRQLKKEEINNA from the coding sequence ATGTTGTGTGATAAATGTAAAAAAAATCAAGCCAAAGTATATTATACTGAAATCATAAACGGTGAAAAGAAAGAACAGCATCTGTGTGAAGATTGTGCCTTGGAATATACCTCTTTTTCAATGGGTTCAGGTATGTCAAATCAAGAAATAACCTTGGGAAGTCTTTTATCCTCCATTCTTGGTAATTATGCAGCTCCCGGAAGTCTTCATGGGGCAGAGCAGACAGAGAAAGAACCTGTATGCGATCATTGCGGTATGACTTATTCTGAATTTCTAAAAGAAGGGCGCTTTGGCTGTGCAGATTGCTACGATAGTTTTAAAAAAGGATTGGAAAAGAGCCTTCGAAATATCCAAGGCTCAGATACTCATACCGGGAAGAAACCAAAGGGATTTGAATCAGGGACAGAAAAGATTGTAAAAGAGTTGTCAGAGATAGATAAACTCTCTATAAAACTCCAGGATGCCATCGAAAAAGAAGAATTTGAAGAAGCAGCGAGGTTAAGAGATCGAATCCGTCAATTAAAAAAGGAGGAGATTAATAATGCTTAA
- the radA gene encoding DNA repair protein RadA, which produces MAKQKNVFFCKECGYEASKWMGQCPACKAWDTFVEEPPLKAKEKARGRGLFMEPELLAKVSTTENNRITTGLIEMDRVLGGGIVIGSLVLVGGDPGIGKSTLLLQICRELTDKQHSVLYISGEESLQQIKMRADRLGTFQGDLLLLSETNLDNIEEILRSRKPEVVIIDSIQTMYKEDIGAAPGSVSQVRETTGVLMHLAKGLGITIFIVGHVTKEGVVAGPRVLEHMVDTVLYFEGEDKASYRILRAVKNRFGSTNEIGVFEMQDKGLREVLNPSEFMLQGKPEDEPGSVVAASMEGTRPILVEVQALVCQTNFNMPRRTAAGTDYNRVNLLMAVLEKRIGIQMSGMDAYVNVAGGMKINEPALDLAIVLALLSSYRNLSLDEHTICFGEIGLTGEIRGVSMAEQRVLEAEKMGFHTCILPKTNAENIKRTNIKLIGVKNLKELNRLFTK; this is translated from the coding sequence ATGGCAAAACAAAAAAATGTATTTTTCTGCAAGGAATGCGGATATGAAGCCTCTAAATGGATGGGACAGTGCCCAGCTTGTAAGGCTTGGGACACCTTTGTAGAAGAACCTCCATTAAAAGCAAAGGAAAAAGCCAGAGGACGCGGCCTTTTCATGGAACCGGAGCTATTAGCCAAGGTTAGCACAACAGAAAACAACCGGATAACAACCGGCCTTATAGAAATGGACAGGGTATTAGGCGGAGGAATCGTTATTGGGTCACTGGTTTTGGTTGGCGGTGATCCCGGTATAGGAAAATCGACCCTGTTACTTCAGATTTGCAGAGAATTAACCGATAAACAGCATAGTGTACTTTATATATCCGGTGAGGAATCTTTACAGCAGATTAAAATGCGGGCGGACAGGCTTGGTACCTTCCAGGGAGACCTGTTGTTGCTCAGCGAGACCAATCTGGATAATATTGAAGAGATTTTACGAAGCAGAAAGCCTGAGGTGGTAATCATTGATTCCATTCAAACAATGTATAAGGAAGACATTGGAGCAGCCCCCGGCAGTGTAAGTCAGGTCAGGGAGACTACCGGAGTTTTAATGCATCTGGCGAAGGGCCTTGGAATTACCATCTTTATAGTTGGACATGTTACCAAAGAAGGCGTAGTGGCAGGTCCCAGAGTGTTAGAGCATATGGTAGATACCGTGCTTTATTTTGAAGGAGAGGATAAGGCTTCTTACCGTATACTTCGTGCAGTTAAGAACCGTTTTGGCTCTACCAACGAAATCGGAGTGTTTGAAATGCAGGATAAGGGACTTAGGGAAGTACTGAATCCTTCCGAATTCATGCTTCAGGGGAAACCGGAGGATGAACCGGGTTCTGTAGTAGCTGCTTCCATGGAAGGAACCAGACCAATTCTTGTAGAAGTTCAGGCACTGGTATGCCAGACCAATTTTAATATGCCAAGACGTACTGCAGCCGGAACAGATTATAACAGAGTTAATTTGTTGATGGCGGTTCTGGAGAAAAGAATTGGTATACAGATGTCCGGAATGGATGCCTATGTCAATGTGGCGGGAGGCATGAAAATAAATGAACCGGCTTTGGATTTAGCGATTGTGCTGGCCCTCTTATCCAGTTACCGTAATCTTAGCCTGGATGAGCATACGATCTGCTTTGGTGAAATTGGTTTGACCGGAGAAATCCGCGGAGTCAGTATGGCGGAGCAGCGTGTACTGGAAGCAGAAAAGATGGGATTTCACACTTGTATTTTACCCAAAACCAATGCAGAAAATATTAAAAGAACTAATATAAAGTTGATTGGAGTTAAGAATTTAAAGGAATTAAACAGATTATTTACCAAGTAA
- a CDS encoding endosialidase, with protein MSVVKELIRKEGNGTISFGNYELSEKSKVNDFEHNGDLYKVKTFKEITKLEKNGMIVYESVPGTSVTGLELTEREISFIVEGFEDSQITLELEAEKEYKIFIDDTNVGKMKTNLGGKLNFSVELSNTSKAEVKIIKL; from the coding sequence ATGTCAGTTGTAAAAGAATTAATTCGAAAAGAAGGCAATGGGACAATCAGTTTCGGCAATTATGAATTAAGTGAGAAATCCAAAGTGAATGATTTCGAGCACAACGGAGATTTGTATAAGGTAAAGACCTTTAAGGAAATTACAAAACTTGAAAAGAACGGTATGATCGTATATGAGTCTGTTCCGGGAACCTCAGTAACAGGTCTTGAGCTGACAGAAAGAGAAATTAGCTTTATTGTCGAAGGCTTTGAAGATTCTCAGATTACTCTGGAATTAGAAGCTGAGAAGGAATATAAGATATTCATCGATGATACCAACGTAGGAAAAATGAAAACAAATCTTGGCGGTAAACTTAATTTCAGCGTTGAACTCAGCAATACAAGTAAAGCTGAAGTAAAAATTATAAAGCTGTAA
- a CDS encoding ATP-dependent Clp protease ATP-binding subunit, protein MNERYTEEAKRAINNATEIAYKLSHNYVGTEHLLIGLLQSDGVASRVLEKNGVDVNKVLELVNQLIAPSSTMEAVEVDGFTPRSKRILDQSFKEAVRLKSQAVGTEHILIALIKESDCIAVRLLNTLGTNLQKLYVDLLTAIGADMNTAKNEYSANKSKSKAKSNTPTLDQYSRDLTEYAREGKLDPVIGRETEIQRVIQILSRRTKNNPCLVGEPGVGKTAIAEGLARKIVEGNIPEVIKDKRVLTLDLSGMVAGSKYRGEFEERIKKVISEVMSDGNVLLFIDEIHTIIGAGGAEGAIDASNILKPSLARGELQLIGATTREEYRKYIEKDAALERRFQPVVVEEPSEEEAILILKGLRDSYEAHHKVKITDEALEAAVKMSSRYINDRYLPDKAIDLMDEAASKVRLSTYITSPEIKDLEGQIQALEEEKEQAIKSEEYEKAGDLKRQQEEITLKMNALQVKSEKEKQDNLLVVGENEIADIISSWTKIPVRKLAEEESERLRNLEKILHERVIGQEDAVSAVSKAIRRGRVGLKDPGRPIGSFLFLGPTGVGKTELSKALAEAMFGSENSMIRVDMSEYMEKHSVSKLIGSPPGYVGYDEGGQLSEKVRQNPYSVILFDEVEKAHPDVFNILLQVLDDGHITDAQGRKVSFKNTIIIMTSNAGAQNIIAPKRLGFASVSDEKEDYKKMREGVLEEVKRIFKPEFINRIDEMIVFHSLTREDIKSIVGIMLSSITKRAKQQMNISLEINDDIISHIAEKGFDQNYGARPLRRAIQTNIEDKLAEEILDSNIKSGDTALVELIDKEIKISKK, encoded by the coding sequence ATGAACGAGAGATATACAGAGGAAGCAAAACGTGCCATTAATAACGCCACAGAAATTGCTTATAAATTATCCCATAATTATGTTGGGACGGAACATCTGCTCATCGGACTTTTACAATCCGATGGCGTGGCTTCCAGAGTACTGGAGAAAAATGGAGTAGATGTGAATAAAGTGCTGGAACTTGTAAATCAGCTTATTGCACCAAGTTCCACCATGGAAGCTGTTGAAGTTGATGGATTTACACCGAGATCTAAGAGAATTTTAGATCAGAGTTTCAAGGAAGCGGTCAGATTAAAAAGCCAGGCAGTTGGAACAGAGCATATTTTAATTGCTCTTATCAAAGAATCCGATTGTATTGCGGTTAGACTGCTTAATACCTTAGGCACTAACCTGCAAAAACTTTATGTTGATTTGCTTACTGCAATCGGTGCGGATATGAACACTGCTAAGAACGAATATTCAGCGAATAAAAGCAAATCAAAAGCCAAATCCAATACACCTACTCTTGACCAGTACAGCAGAGACTTAACAGAATACGCAAGAGAAGGAAAGCTTGACCCGGTAATCGGAAGAGAAACTGAAATTCAGAGAGTTATACAGATATTAAGCAGAAGAACGAAGAATAACCCCTGCCTCGTAGGAGAACCGGGAGTTGGTAAAACTGCTATTGCAGAAGGTCTTGCCAGAAAGATTGTAGAAGGAAATATTCCCGAAGTAATTAAGGATAAGAGAGTCTTAACCCTTGATTTATCCGGAATGGTTGCAGGCTCTAAGTACAGAGGAGAATTCGAAGAGCGTATTAAGAAAGTTATCAGCGAAGTTATGAGTGATGGCAATGTGCTTCTCTTTATTGATGAGATTCATACCATCATTGGTGCCGGCGGTGCAGAGGGAGCAATCGATGCCTCTAATATTCTAAAGCCTTCATTAGCCAGAGGAGAACTTCAGTTAATCGGTGCCACTACCAGAGAAGAATATCGTAAATATATAGAAAAGGATGCGGCACTTGAGCGAAGATTCCAGCCGGTAGTGGTGGAAGAACCTTCCGAAGAGGAAGCAATTCTTATCTTAAAGGGGCTTAGAGACAGCTATGAAGCCCATCATAAGGTAAAGATTACAGATGAAGCCTTAGAAGCTGCTGTAAAGATGTCAAGCCGTTACATCAATGACCGCTATCTTCCTGATAAGGCTATTGACTTAATGGATGAAGCAGCCTCTAAAGTAAGATTAAGTACTTATATCACATCCCCAGAGATAAAAGATCTGGAAGGTCAGATTCAAGCTCTTGAAGAAGAGAAGGAACAGGCTATTAAGAGTGAAGAGTATGAAAAAGCCGGAGATTTAAAGAGACAACAGGAAGAAATAACCTTAAAGATGAATGCACTTCAGGTGAAGTCAGAAAAAGAAAAGCAAGATAATCTGCTTGTAGTAGGAGAAAATGAAATTGCAGATATCATATCAAGCTGGACTAAGATTCCTGTGAGAAAGCTTGCCGAAGAAGAATCCGAGCGGTTAAGGAATCTGGAGAAAATACTCCATGAGCGTGTTATTGGCCAAGAGGATGCCGTATCTGCCGTATCAAAAGCCATCAGACGAGGTCGTGTAGGATTAAAAGATCCGGGAAGACCCATTGGCTCCTTCCTCTTCTTAGGGCCGACCGGTGTCGGTAAGACGGAGTTGTCTAAGGCTCTTGCTGAAGCGATGTTTGGCAGTGAGAATTCCATGATACGTGTTGATATGTCCGAATATATGGAGAAACACAGTGTATCAAAACTTATCGGTTCCCCTCCGGGATATGTTGGATATGATGAAGGCGGGCAGTTAAGTGAAAAGGTAAGACAGAATCCTTATTCTGTTATCCTTTTTGATGAAGTAGAAAAGGCCCATCCGGATGTCTTTAATATTCTTTTGCAGGTGTTGGACGACGGACATATTACAGATGCCCAGGGAAGAAAAGTAAGTTTTAAGAATACCATTATTATCATGACTTCCAATGCCGGAGCTCAGAATATTATAGCACCGAAACGACTTGGTTTTGCTTCTGTGAGTGATGAGAAGGAAGATTACAAGAAGATGAGAGAAGGAGTATTAGAGGAAGTAAAACGAATCTTTAAGCCGGAATTCATTAACCGAATTGATGAGATGATTGTATTCCACTCTCTGACCAGAGAAGATATCAAGAGTATCGTTGGTATTATGCTTTCCTCCATTACGAAGAGAGCAAAGCAGCAGATGAATATCAGCCTTGAGATCAATGATGATATTATAAGCCACATCGCAGAGAAAGGCTTTGACCAGAATTACGGTGCAAGACCTTTAAGAAGAGCGATACAGACTAATATTGAAGATAAACTGGCGGAAGAAATCCTGGACAGTAATATTAAAAGCGGAGATACCGCGCTTGTCGAATTAATCGACAAAGAAATCAAAATTTCCAAAAAATAA
- a CDS encoding GntR family transcriptional regulator encodes MIVTIDFNSDEAFYIQLCNQIIFGIANAEYREGDNLPSVRDLADDIGINMHTVNKAYTILRQQGYLKLDRRKGAVIAVSADKYKAMEELSGELRVILAKAVCKNISSDEVHEIVDRIFCDFCSVDKEK; translated from the coding sequence TTGATAGTAACTATTGATTTTAATAGTGATGAAGCTTTCTATATCCAGCTATGTAATCAGATTATATTTGGTATTGCGAATGCTGAGTACAGGGAGGGCGACAATCTGCCTTCTGTTCGAGATCTAGCAGATGATATCGGTATTAACATGCATACTGTGAATAAGGCATATACTATCTTAAGACAGCAGGGGTATTTAAAGCTGGATCGTAGAAAGGGTGCGGTAATTGCAGTAAGTGCCGATAAATATAAAGCTATGGAAGAACTATCAGGAGAGCTTAGAGTGATTCTTGCCAAAGCAGTCTGCAAGAACATCAGCAGTGACGAAGTCCATGAAATTGTAGATCGTATATTCTGTGATTTCTGTTCCGTTGATAAAGAGAAGTGA
- a CDS encoding cadherin-like beta sandwich domain-containing protein, which produces MKNKYKIIIKLAFVMALLFLPFKVSQAASANIDITADNKSVKKGDTVIVSIYLTSDDLIGDFEGYLSYNADILEFDNESKVAAGGEGLVKITDTGVPQGDSERKYALKFHAINYGETTLSLSDETSVYTFDAGDNMSVSQNQLKIEVVSDKSTSDNADLKELKITPGTLSTVFSKDTTNYSVSVASDINQLVISALSEDALATVSITGNKDFKTGHNTVEIGVKAQSGKTKIYTLDVIKEAAQETAPEETKPEENAGINEDAIGKLQLEKDAEDTYLTGAFYLKLLTPGEDVEIPDGFEKTSLIVNGTTITVYANKSDLESDFLLIYGENKSGLKGFYQLDRRENTIQRFNPVSLNGGEKLVIPKNSRNIKHYQNQIMILGIVAAVLTGICSALAIGIIRMVLKNKSTEDQ; this is translated from the coding sequence ATGAAAAACAAATATAAGATAATAATAAAACTGGCCTTTGTAATGGCATTGCTTTTTTTGCCATTTAAAGTAAGCCAGGCAGCCAGTGCTAATATTGATATCACAGCAGATAATAAGTCAGTGAAGAAAGGTGATACTGTGATTGTAAGTATCTATCTGACTTCTGATGACCTTATAGGAGACTTTGAAGGCTATCTGTCATATAATGCTGATATACTGGAATTTGACAATGAAAGCAAAGTAGCTGCCGGAGGAGAAGGCCTTGTAAAAATTACCGATACGGGAGTCCCACAGGGTGATTCCGAACGAAAATATGCTCTTAAATTTCACGCAATAAATTATGGGGAAACAACACTTTCTCTGAGTGATGAGACAAGTGTATACACCTTTGATGCAGGTGACAATATGTCAGTCTCCCAGAATCAACTAAAAATCGAGGTAGTCTCGGATAAATCCACTTCTGATAATGCTGATTTAAAAGAACTTAAAATAACACCGGGAACATTATCAACAGTATTCTCAAAGGATACTACCAACTACTCAGTATCGGTAGCTTCCGATATCAATCAGCTGGTAATCAGTGCTCTTTCTGAGGATGCCTTGGCTACAGTTTCCATAACCGGAAATAAAGATTTTAAAACCGGGCATAATACAGTTGAAATCGGAGTAAAGGCACAATCCGGTAAGACAAAGATCTATACATTAGATGTAATCAAGGAAGCGGCACAAGAGACAGCACCGGAAGAAACAAAGCCAGAAGAAAATGCAGGTATTAATGAGGACGCAATCGGTAAATTGCAGCTTGAAAAAGATGCAGAAGATACTTATCTTACAGGGGCTTTCTACCTAAAACTGCTGACACCGGGGGAGGATGTTGAAATACCGGATGGATTTGAAAAGACCTCTTTAATCGTAAATGGTACAACGATAACTGTATACGCAAATAAATCGGACTTAGAGAGTGATTTCCTTTTAATCTATGGTGAGAATAAAAGCGGGCTTAAAGGTTTCTACCAATTAGACAGAAGAGAAAATACGATTCAACGTTTTAATCCCGTTTCCTTAAATGGTGGCGAGAAGCTGGTGATACCTAAGAATTCCAGAAACATAAAACATTATCAGAACCAAATTATGATTCTTGGAATTGTGGCAGCAGTCTTAACCGGAATATGCAGCGCACTGGCAATTGGAATTATACGAATGGTTCTAAAGAATAAGAGCACAGAAGATCAATAA
- a CDS encoding protein arginine kinase, whose amino-acid sequence MLKWYKEIGKNNDVVISSRVRLARNLKSFPFSAKLNEEQALELVENLKAATPVLESKSEKKFYSCNIDGLTDSEKTAMVERHIISPLLLAREQSTGLILSEDERISIMLNEEDHLRIQSITGGMNIMGAFAEANAADDVASELFDYAYHEKYGYLTSCPTNVGTGLRASYMMFLPALNVTGKIVKLAEELSQYGIALRGTYGEASKSVGNLYQISNQKTLGSTEREIIESLNRIVEQVMKQERRYREYILTHNYDEFEDKVHRSFGVLKYAKQLSSSDAMTLLSQVKLGIDLELLHLEDDCNVHELMMEIQPGNLQCLLDKNMGSAQRDRFRADYIREKLPDMV is encoded by the coding sequence ATGCTTAAATGGTATAAGGAAATTGGTAAAAATAACGATGTTGTAATTTCCAGCCGTGTACGCCTGGCAAGAAATTTGAAATCCTTCCCTTTTTCGGCGAAGTTAAATGAAGAACAGGCTCTTGAATTGGTAGAGAATCTTAAAGCAGCAACGCCTGTTCTTGAGAGTAAGAGTGAAAAGAAATTTTATAGCTGTAACATAGATGGACTTACCGATTCTGAAAAAACAGCGATGGTAGAAAGGCATATTATAAGTCCCCTTCTGCTGGCAAGAGAGCAAAGTACCGGTTTGATTCTCTCCGAGGATGAAAGAATCAGCATTATGTTAAACGAAGAGGATCATCTACGGATACAATCCATTACCGGCGGAATGAATATCATGGGAGCATTTGCAGAGGCAAATGCGGCTGACGATGTCGCCAGCGAACTCTTCGATTATGCTTATCATGAAAAATACGGATATTTGACCTCCTGTCCTACCAATGTCGGAACAGGACTCAGAGCCTCCTACATGATGTTTTTGCCGGCACTTAATGTAACCGGTAAGATTGTAAAGCTGGCAGAGGAGCTCTCACAATACGGTATTGCACTAAGAGGTACCTATGGGGAAGCTTCGAAAAGCGTAGGAAATCTATATCAGATATCCAACCAAAAGACCCTTGGCAGTACAGAGAGAGAAATTATAGAAAGCCTTAACCGTATCGTAGAGCAGGTTATGAAGCAGGAACGCAGGTACAGGGAATATATACTGACTCACAATTATGATGAATTTGAAGATAAAGTTCACCGTTCCTTTGGAGTCTTAAAGTATGCAAAACAATTGTCATCATCAGATGCTATGACCTTGCTTTCACAAGTTAAATTAGGAATAGATTTGGAATTATTGCATCTAGAGGATGACTGTAATGTTCATGAATTGATGATGGAAATTCAGCCGGGAAACCTGCAATGCCTACTGGATAAAAATATGGGTAGTGCACAAAGAGACAGGTTCAGGGCAGATTATATCAGGGAAAAACTTCCCGATATGGTTTAA